The DNA segment TCGTAGAGGGAAAATAAAAAAGCCTCGTCAAACGAGGCTTTTCACTATTTAGCAACAACGAGATTAGTCGTCGCTACTCATAATACCTAAGATTTGTAATAAGCTAACAAAAATATTATACAGAGATAGGAAGATGGTTACCGTCGCTGAGATGTAGCTTGTTTCACCACCATGAATGATTGAACTTGTTTGCATCAAGATTGCAGCAGATGAAAACAGAATGAACATGGCACTGATTGCGAGGCTAAGCGCTGGGATTTGTAAGAAGATGTTACCAATCATAGCCACGATAAGTACCACAAAACCTGCCATCATCATGCCATTAAGGAAAGACATATCCTTCTTTGTTGTTAGCACATATGCAGACAGAGCAAAGAACGTAAATGCAGTACCAGCAAATGCCATTACCACAATGTCACCCATACCTGCACCTAAGTATCGGTTAATTAATGGGCCTATGGTATAACCTAAGAAACCGGTGAACAAGAATACAAATAGAATACCCATTGAATTGTTACGGTTTTTTTCTGTTAGGTACATTAAACCATACACACCGACTAAGGTAATGATGAAACCTGGAGACGGTAAATTTAATGTAACCACTGCACCAGCAACTAACGCTGAAAATGCCAGTGTCATCGCTAATAACATATAGGTATTTTTAAGTACCTTATTCGTCGCGAGTACGCTTGTTTGCGACTGAGTCTGAATCGTACGTTGTTGCATTGTGTCTTTTCCTTAGTAATAAACACTGCCAGTTAGAGTCTTAGTATACGCTAAAGTTCCGACATAATATGACGATATTGTTAATTTATAGCCAAATAAGTTAAAAACAAGCCTTTTGACTTGAAAACGTGATTAATTCGGTAAAACACTTTATCTTTTTTTTAAACTCTGTATTATACGCTCCATTGCTGCGGAGGGGTGGCAGAGTGGCCGAATGCACTGGTCTTGAAAACCAGCAGGGGTTAATAGCTCCTCGAGAGTTCAAATCTCTCCTCCTCCGCCATCTATATAGAGAAGGCGTTATCTGAAAGATAGCGCCTTTTTGCTATCTGGCATTCCTTAATCTACCTAATCTATTCAGTTTATCTACTCATCCAATCTGTTTTATACAGTACCTTCAAGTAGTGCGGCACGTTGTGCGTTCCATAATTTTCGTTGTTCGTAGTAATAATCCCAAACGCAAGGGCAGCAAGCGCCACCGCCACAACAATCATCATCTGCGGGTGGGTAGGGCTTTTCAATTAGCTGTGGTTGCGATTTTTCCATTGATTTATCCTTTTCGCTAGCGATAGACAAAATGTAACATATTTTTTAATGACACAGATCAAATCAGTGGTGGTTAATTAATAATCTGCTGTATTATCAATTATAAAAATATGTATGTCGTTTATATATCTATATACATAGCTTGATATGTCAAATTTTTAGTAATGATGGTTATTTTGCTAACTGCACCGCATTTTAGCTTTAAAGTAATATAGATATTAAATTATTGATATATAATGCCATATTATTATTGGGTATAAATATATTAGCTTCCATGATTAGTTAGAGGACAAAAATAACAACCTATTTTTGACCATCTAATGTATTATGGTTTTTAGAAATTATATGTATGTGTATGCGGAGAGATTCTTTTGATTAATGTATTCCTTGTCGATGATCACGTATTAGTCCGTACCGGTATTCGCCGAATTCTTGAAGATGTACGTGGTATTAAAGTCGTGGGTGAAGTTTCATGCGGAGAGGATGCCGTTCAGTTTTGTCGAGAAAACCAGCCAGATGTGATCTTGATGGATATGAATATGCCAGGTATTGGCGGATTAGAAGCAACACGTAAAATTTTACGAAATAATCCTGATATTAAAATTATCGTATTAACAATACACACGGAAGCACCTTTCCCAAGTAAAGTAATGCAAGCAGGTGGGTCTGGTTATTTAACTAAAAGTGCAGCACCTGACGAAGTATTAGGCGCTATTCGTAAAGTGCATAGTGGGCAGCGTTATATTTCGCCTGAAATTGCACAACAGATGGCATTAAGTCAATTTTCATCTGCGGACGAAAATCCTTTCCAAAACCTGTCAGAGCGTGAGTTACAAATCATGATGATGATTACGAAAGGGCAAAGAGTGGTCGATATTGCCAAACAGCTACACCTTAACTCTAAGACAGTTAACGCTTATCGTTATCGCTTATTCAGTAAGCTTAATATTAATGGTGACGTAGAGCTGACTCACCTCGCGATCAGACACGGTATCTTAGAT comes from the Moritella yayanosii genome and includes:
- the uvrY gene encoding UvrY/SirA/GacA family response regulator transcription factor, which translates into the protein MINVFLVDDHVLVRTGIRRILEDVRGIKVVGEVSCGEDAVQFCRENQPDVILMDMNMPGIGGLEATRKILRNNPDIKIIVLTIHTEAPFPSKVMQAGGSGYLTKSAAPDEVLGAIRKVHSGQRYISPEIAQQMALSQFSSADENPFQNLSERELQIMMMITKGQRVVDIAKQLHLNSKTVNAYRYRLFSKLNINGDVELTHLAIRHGILDADTL
- a CDS encoding Bax inhibitor-1/YccA family protein, which encodes MQQRTIQTQSQTSVLATNKVLKNTYMLLAMTLAFSALVAGAVVTLNLPSPGFIITLVGVYGLMYLTEKNRNNSMGILFVFLFTGFLGYTIGPLINRYLGAGMGDIVVMAFAGTAFTFFALSAYVLTTKKDMSFLNGMMMAGFVVLIVAMIGNIFLQIPALSLAISAMFILFSSAAILMQTSSIIHGGETSYISATVTIFLSLYNIFVSLLQILGIMSSDD
- a CDS encoding oxidoreductase-like domain-containing protein, with translation MEKSQPQLIEKPYPPADDDCCGGGACCPCVWDYYYEQRKLWNAQRAALLEGTV